The proteins below come from a single Piscinibacter gummiphilus genomic window:
- a CDS encoding barstar family protein — MLLQTVRPNIVQSIRAYRVDELQDAAQGAGQHFLYANLTSAQTKQDVMEAIAESFLFPAHFGKNLDALYDCMTDLVHKSGAQPGFVVVLEQLPDNPRFDREAREQLLDVFRDAADFWAERKIPFRCFYSFQ; from the coding sequence ATGCTGTTGCAGACAGTCCGTCCAAACATTGTCCAGTCGATACGCGCCTACCGCGTGGATGAACTGCAGGACGCCGCACAAGGCGCGGGCCAGCATTTCCTCTACGCCAACCTGACTTCGGCCCAGACCAAGCAGGACGTCATGGAAGCCATTGCCGAGTCGTTCCTCTTCCCGGCGCATTTCGGCAAGAACCTCGACGCCCTCTACGACTGCATGACGGACCTCGTCCACAAGTCGGGTGCGCAACCGGGCTTCGTGGTGGTGCTCGAGCAGTTGCCCGACAACCCGCGATTCGACCGCGAGGCGCGCGAGCAGTTGCTCGATGTCTTCCGCGACGCGGCCGATTTCTGGGCCGAGCGGAAGATACCGTTCAGGTGCTTCTATTCTTTTCAGTAG
- a CDS encoding peptidylprolyl isomerase, protein MTTIRHWPFIALLSLTLAAGMPAHAQRSAPRTADYIVAIVNQELVTAAELQQRLAQVRENARRSNTPLPPDDELKQEVLNALIDERVIITNARDSGMRLDDAEVERAMTNVAAQNQLTPQQLRERLRREGIDYARFRKNIRDQLLVERTREREVQQRIRISDSDIDAWLDKQRAAAGSSTEYNLAQVLVVVPENAPAKVVEERRARAEAALERLRKGEAFDAVAREISEDTNRAKGGEIGPRPASQLPDIFVDAVRTLKAGEFTPTLLRSSAGFHVLKVLSRTETGAFTVTQTRARHVLLRPSAQLSQEAAIRRLQEFKRQIAAGTRTFEQIARDNSEDGSAAQGGDLGWVSPGNFVPEFEEAMNALPISGLSDPVISRFGVHLIQVMERRKVTLDAKQQREQARSALREQKFEEAYTEWVRDLRARAYVELREPPQ, encoded by the coding sequence ATGACCACGATCCGCCACTGGCCCTTCATCGCCCTGCTGTCGCTCACGCTCGCAGCCGGGATGCCCGCCCACGCCCAGCGCAGCGCCCCGCGCACGGCCGACTACATCGTCGCCATCGTCAACCAGGAGCTGGTCACCGCCGCCGAGCTGCAGCAACGCCTCGCGCAGGTGCGCGAGAACGCGCGCCGCAGCAACACCCCGCTGCCGCCGGATGACGAGCTGAAGCAGGAAGTGTTGAACGCGCTGATCGACGAGCGGGTGATCATCACGAATGCCCGCGACAGCGGCATGCGCCTCGACGACGCCGAGGTCGAGCGTGCGATGACCAACGTGGCCGCGCAGAACCAGCTCACCCCGCAACAGCTGCGCGAGCGTCTGCGCCGTGAGGGCATCGACTACGCACGCTTTCGCAAGAACATCCGCGACCAGCTGCTGGTCGAGCGCACGCGCGAGCGCGAGGTGCAGCAGCGCATCCGCATCAGTGACTCCGACATTGACGCCTGGCTCGACAAGCAACGCGCCGCGGCCGGCAGCTCGACCGAATACAACCTGGCGCAGGTGCTGGTGGTCGTGCCCGAGAACGCGCCTGCCAAGGTGGTCGAAGAGCGCCGCGCGCGCGCCGAAGCCGCGCTCGAGCGTCTGCGCAAGGGGGAAGCCTTCGATGCGGTGGCTCGCGAGATCTCGGAAGACACCAACCGCGCAAAAGGCGGCGAGATCGGCCCACGCCCGGCGAGCCAGCTGCCCGACATCTTCGTTGACGCGGTGCGCACGCTGAAGGCGGGCGAGTTCACGCCCACGCTGCTGCGCAGCTCGGCAGGCTTCCATGTGCTCAAGGTGCTGTCGCGCACCGAAACTGGCGCCTTCACCGTCACGCAGACGCGCGCGCGCCACGTGCTGCTGCGGCCCTCGGCCCAGCTGAGCCAGGAAGCCGCCATTCGCCGCCTGCAAGAGTTCAAGCGACAGATCGCGGCCGGCACGCGCACGTTTGAGCAGATCGCACGCGACAACTCCGAAGACGGCAGTGCGGCCCAGGGCGGCGACCTCGGCTGGGTCTCGCCCGGCAACTTTGTGCCCGAGTTCGAAGAGGCGATGAACGCGCTGCCGATCAGTGGGCTGTCCGACCCGGTGATCTCGCGCTTCGGCGTGCACCTGATCCAGGTGATGGAGCGCCGCAAGGTCACGCTCGATGCGAAGCAGCAGCGGGAACAAGCCCGCAGTGCGCTGCGCGAGCAGAAGTTCGAGGAAGCCTACACAGAGTGGGTGCGCGACCTGCGTGCGCGGGCGTATGTCGAGCTGCGCGAGCCGCCGCAATAA
- a CDS encoding DUF4148 domain-containing protein → MNRKQALTAAAIALLGSSAAFAQSSEIDLQYFGQNQASTVSRAAVRAEVLSAQAKGELAIPGEVIAAAVPAAAQSPFATRVTRAQVKAELAGADLVTPPEVAAWKAPANSGLSREAVRAEARAQARVDTYQDKGRIGAGY, encoded by the coding sequence ATGAACCGCAAGCAAGCCCTCACCGCCGCCGCCATCGCCCTCCTCGGCTCTTCTGCCGCTTTCGCGCAAAGCAGCGAGATCGATCTGCAGTACTTCGGCCAGAACCAGGCCTCGACCGTGAGCCGTGCCGCCGTGCGCGCCGAGGTGCTGTCGGCCCAGGCCAAGGGTGAACTGGCCATCCCCGGCGAAGTGATCGCCGCTGCCGTGCCGGCCGCTGCCCAGAGCCCGTTCGCCACCCGCGTGACCCGCGCCCAGGTCAAGGCCGAACTGGCCGGTGCCGACCTGGTGACGCCGCCTGAAGTCGCGGCCTGGAAGGCCCCCGCCAATTCCGGCCTGAGCCGCGAGGCCGTGCGTGCCGAAGCGCGTGCCCAGGCCCGCGTCGACACCTACCAGGACAAGGGTCGTATCGGCGCCGGCTACTGA
- a CDS encoding LPS-assembly protein LptD, whose translation MHHLPRHRHHAIAAAACLAVGAWPSAWAQTAPAAAEKAPVIVEAQEVRARPDLDAVAEGDAKLRQGPLEIRADRLSYDQATDTARAFGNVRISRDGNVYSGPELQLKLGTYEGYFVNPTYFFSRTQAGGSASRLDFMGKDVALATDGNYTSCPRDGSGEPAWLLQTRRVRMDLANNEGIAEGAVLRFYGVPILAAPVLSFPLTDARKSGWLPPTTSVDNKSGLQLSVPYYWNIAPNRDATLTPTVFAKRGVALGTQFRYLERSDEGSLTFFTLPNDRLTGHSRDSLGYLHEGNFLGNGFYKADVTRVSDNEYWKDFPGDYPSLLPRLLTGDAQVQAPVFGNWKTYARVLRWQILQDKVNPIEAPYDRYPQVGLRGTQRLPGGFEFGMETEFNRFTNPNDITSDDRIKTDRIPGDRWHTVGSLSLPLVTPSWSLVPKFSFNAASYHLDKPLTQGEFNGRRQFSRTIPTFSLDSAWVLERDATWFGRDMHQTLEPRLYYVKTPYRDQKGLPKFDTAARDFNFDSIYSDNGFSGVDRVSDYHQVTAGVTTRMLDAQTGAEALRVGIAQRFLLSDQRVTTDLDETKVNTQSVSDLLLMGSTSFWPQWTLDAGVQYSPEFSRTTRSLLSARYSPGPYRTLYTAYRFKRDESEQAELGWQWPVYGQVRSGKRSTEGQQQCSGAWYSVGRVNYSLRERRVTDSVLGFEYDAGCWIGRVVAKRVSTSRQDATTQLGFEIEFVGLSRLGTNPLKVLKDNIPGYRLLRDDAPTEASSPTAP comes from the coding sequence TTGCACCACCTCCCTCGACATCGCCACCACGCCATCGCCGCTGCGGCCTGCCTGGCTGTCGGTGCCTGGCCTTCGGCATGGGCCCAGACCGCGCCCGCTGCGGCGGAGAAGGCGCCGGTCATCGTCGAAGCCCAGGAGGTTCGTGCGCGGCCCGACCTCGACGCCGTGGCCGAAGGCGATGCCAAGCTGCGCCAGGGCCCGCTCGAGATCCGCGCCGACCGGCTCAGCTACGACCAGGCCACCGACACCGCCCGCGCCTTCGGCAACGTGCGCATCTCGCGCGACGGCAACGTCTACAGCGGGCCCGAGTTGCAACTGAAGCTGGGCACCTACGAGGGGTATTTCGTCAACCCCACCTATTTCTTCTCGCGCACGCAGGCCGGGGGCAGCGCCTCGCGCCTGGACTTCATGGGCAAGGATGTGGCGCTGGCCACCGATGGCAACTACACCAGCTGCCCACGCGACGGCAGCGGCGAGCCGGCCTGGCTGCTGCAGACACGCCGCGTGCGCATGGACCTGGCCAACAACGAAGGCATTGCCGAAGGCGCGGTGCTGCGCTTCTACGGCGTGCCCATCCTGGCTGCCCCGGTGCTGAGCTTCCCGCTCACCGACGCGCGCAAGTCGGGCTGGTTGCCGCCCACCACCAGCGTCGACAACAAGAGCGGCTTGCAGCTCTCGGTGCCCTACTACTGGAACATCGCACCCAACCGCGACGCCACGCTCACGCCGACGGTGTTTGCCAAACGCGGCGTCGCGCTCGGCACCCAGTTCCGCTACCTGGAGCGAAGCGACGAAGGGTCCCTGACCTTCTTCACGCTGCCCAACGACCGCCTGACCGGCCACAGCCGCGACTCGCTCGGCTACCTGCACGAGGGCAACTTCCTCGGCAACGGCTTCTACAAGGCTGACGTGACCCGCGTCTCCGACAACGAGTACTGGAAGGACTTCCCCGGCGACTACCCGAGCCTGCTGCCGCGGCTGCTGACGGGGGATGCGCAGGTGCAGGCGCCGGTGTTCGGAAACTGGAAGACCTACGCGCGGGTGTTGCGCTGGCAGATCCTGCAGGACAAGGTCAACCCCATCGAAGCGCCGTACGACCGCTATCCGCAGGTGGGGCTGCGCGGCACGCAACGGCTGCCGGGCGGTTTCGAGTTCGGCATGGAAACGGAATTCAACCGCTTCACGAACCCGAATGACATCACATCGGACGATCGCATCAAGACCGACCGCATTCCCGGCGACCGCTGGCACACGGTGGGCTCGCTGAGCTTGCCGCTGGTCACGCCAAGCTGGTCGTTGGTGCCCAAGTTCTCGTTCAACGCCGCGTCCTACCACCTCGACAAGCCGCTCACCCAAGGTGAGTTCAACGGACGGCGGCAGTTCAGCCGCACCATCCCGACCTTCAGCCTCGACAGCGCCTGGGTGCTCGAGCGCGATGCCACCTGGTTCGGGCGCGACATGCACCAGACCCTGGAGCCCCGCCTCTACTACGTGAAGACACCGTACCGCGACCAGAAAGGCCTGCCCAAGTTCGATACCGCCGCGCGCGACTTCAATTTCGATTCGATCTACAGCGACAACGGGTTCTCGGGCGTCGACCGCGTGTCCGACTACCACCAGGTGACCGCCGGCGTGACCACCCGCATGCTCGATGCGCAGACCGGCGCCGAAGCGCTTCGGGTCGGCATCGCACAGCGCTTCCTGCTCTCGGACCAGCGGGTCACGACCGATCTCGATGAAACGAAGGTCAACACGCAGAGCGTCTCCGACCTGCTGCTGATGGGCTCGACCAGCTTCTGGCCGCAGTGGACCCTTGACGCCGGCGTGCAGTACAGCCCCGAGTTTTCGCGCACCACACGCTCGCTGTTGAGCGCACGCTACTCGCCCGGGCCCTATCGCACGCTCTACACCGCCTACCGCTTCAAGCGCGATGAAAGTGAACAGGCTGAACTCGGCTGGCAGTGGCCAGTCTATGGTCAGGTCCGATCCGGCAAGCGCAGCACGGAGGGCCAGCAGCAGTGCTCTGGCGCCTGGTACAGCGTGGGCCGCGTCAACTACAGCCTGCGCGAGCGCCGTGTGACCGACTCGGTGCTCGGCTTCGAATACGACGCCGGCTGCTGGATCGGGCGCGTGGTGGCCAAGCGGGTATCCACCAGCCGCCAGGATGCGACGACACAACTCGGCTTCGAAATCGAGTTCGTCGGCCTGTCGCGCCTGGGCACCAACCCGCTGAAGGTCTTGAAGGACAATATCCCCGGCTACCGCCTGCTGCGCGACGACGCGCCCACCGAGGCCTCCTCGCCGACCGCACCCTGA
- the rsmA gene encoding 16S rRNA (adenine(1518)-N(6)/adenine(1519)-N(6))-dimethyltransferase RsmA: MKHIPRKRFGQHFLADLSVIDSIVDAIDPQPGEALVEIGPGLGAMTDPLVARSKHLTVVELDRDLAARLRKRAELTVVESDVLKVDFTALAQQAGQKLRVVGNLPYNISTPILFHLLESVEHVLDQHFMLQKEVVDRMAAAPGSKDFGRLSVMLQWRYAIESVLDVPPEAFDPPPRVDSAVVRMVPLPSPDGLDAALLGELVTVAFSQRRKLLRHTLGRWLTERGFGGYFDTQRRAEEVPVAEYLALAHALSRK; the protein is encoded by the coding sequence TTGAAGCACATCCCCCGCAAGAGATTCGGCCAGCATTTTCTTGCCGATCTGTCGGTGATCGACAGCATCGTCGATGCCATCGACCCGCAGCCTGGCGAAGCCTTGGTGGAGATCGGGCCCGGCCTCGGCGCGATGACCGACCCGCTGGTCGCGCGCAGCAAGCACCTGACCGTCGTCGAACTGGACCGTGACCTCGCGGCCCGGCTGCGCAAGCGTGCGGAGCTCACCGTGGTCGAGTCCGATGTGCTGAAGGTCGACTTCACGGCGTTGGCCCAGCAGGCTGGTCAGAAACTGCGTGTCGTCGGCAATCTGCCCTACAACATCTCCACACCCATCCTCTTCCACCTGCTCGAATCGGTGGAGCACGTGCTCGACCAGCACTTCATGCTGCAGAAGGAAGTGGTCGACCGCATGGCGGCCGCGCCAGGCAGCAAGGACTTCGGCCGCCTGTCGGTGATGCTGCAATGGCGCTACGCCATCGAATCGGTGCTCGATGTGCCGCCCGAAGCCTTCGACCCGCCCCCGCGCGTGGATTCGGCGGTGGTGCGCATGGTGCCCTTGCCGAGCCCTGACGGACTGGACGCCGCCCTGCTGGGTGAACTGGTGACCGTGGCCTTCTCGCAGCGCCGCAAGCTGCTGCGCCACACCCTCGGGCGCTGGCTCACGGAGCGTGGCTTTGGGGGCTACTTCGACACGCAGCGTCGGGCCGAGGAAGTCCCGGTGGCGGAGTACCTGGCCCTCGCACACGCCCTGAGCCGCAAATGA
- a CDS encoding LysR family transcriptional regulator, which produces MRVFSRVIEEGSFAGAARQLNLSAAVVTRLVADLEEHLGARLINRTTRRLALTDIGELYLERVRQILTEVEEAEALASAATSEPRGHLRVLAPPAFAVHQIAKHLPRFREQYPKVTLELAAPGPVETVDENYDVSIIQVGRQPLDGDFVARLLARSEVITCASPDYLDRRGRPEHPNELHHHEAMLPSFAREITFHRGPWGDDEPAGESVTLVPARPALSTTHSDTMYAAALASMGISGLPSYVVEDALLEHALERVLPEWRVLTLRLYAAMPTRKYVPARTRAFIDFLVQTFGGREHDPWLQAAGCETCPQQVAMPEQRSLLQ; this is translated from the coding sequence ATGCGGGTGTTTTCCCGGGTGATCGAAGAAGGCAGCTTTGCCGGCGCGGCGCGCCAGCTGAACCTGTCGGCCGCGGTGGTGACCCGCCTGGTGGCCGATTTGGAAGAGCACCTGGGCGCCCGCCTCATCAACCGCACCACGCGCCGACTGGCGCTCACCGACATCGGCGAGCTGTACCTCGAGCGGGTGCGGCAGATCCTCACCGAGGTGGAAGAGGCAGAGGCGCTGGCGAGCGCGGCCACCTCCGAGCCGCGCGGCCACCTGCGGGTGCTGGCGCCGCCCGCGTTCGCGGTGCACCAGATCGCCAAGCACCTGCCGCGCTTTCGCGAGCAGTACCCGAAGGTGACGCTGGAGTTGGCCGCACCCGGCCCGGTGGAGACGGTCGACGAGAACTACGACGTGAGCATCATCCAGGTCGGCCGGCAGCCGCTGGATGGCGATTTCGTGGCGCGTCTGCTGGCGCGGTCCGAGGTCATCACCTGCGCCTCACCCGACTACCTCGATCGCCGAGGGCGCCCCGAACACCCGAACGAGTTGCACCACCACGAGGCGATGCTGCCGAGCTTCGCCCGCGAGATCACCTTTCACCGCGGCCCGTGGGGCGACGACGAGCCGGCGGGCGAATCGGTGACGCTGGTGCCGGCGCGGCCGGCGCTGTCGACCACCCACAGCGACACGATGTACGCCGCGGCGCTGGCCAGCATGGGGATCTCGGGGCTGCCGTCCTACGTGGTCGAAGATGCCCTGCTCGAACACGCGCTCGAACGCGTGCTGCCCGAATGGCGCGTGCTGACGCTGCGTCTCTACGCCGCGATGCCGACGCGCAAGTACGTGCCGGCGCGCACCCGCGCGTTCATCGATTTCCTGGTGCAGACCTTCGGCGGGCGCGAGCACGACCCGTGGCTGCAGGCGGCCGGCTGCGAGACCTGCCCGCAGCAGGTGGCGATGCCGGAGCAGCGCAGCCTGCTGCAGTGA
- a CDS encoding ribonuclease, whose amino-acid sequence MVVLASAAVFGNGAVGKPPAALIQTVPLASLPNEAQETERLIRVGGPFPYEKDGSRFGNRERLLPVQARGYYREYTVKTPGSRDRGARRIVCGGHQPTAPDACFYTDDHYASFRRIVK is encoded by the coding sequence ATGGTGGTTCTGGCAAGTGCCGCAGTGTTTGGCAATGGCGCCGTCGGCAAGCCGCCCGCAGCACTGATCCAGACGGTTCCGCTGGCCAGCTTGCCAAACGAAGCCCAGGAGACCGAGCGCCTCATCCGCGTCGGCGGACCCTTCCCATATGAAAAAGACGGCAGTCGCTTCGGCAATCGCGAGCGACTGCTGCCGGTCCAGGCTCGCGGCTACTACCGCGAATACACCGTCAAGACACCCGGGTCGCGCGACCGTGGCGCGCGCCGCATTGTGTGTGGGGGCCATCAGCCCACCGCTCCCGATGCCTGCTTTTACACGGACGACCACTACGCGAGCTTTCGTCGCATCGTGAAGTGA
- a CDS encoding DUF4148 domain-containing protein, whose product MNRKHVIALALAAVGSTAFAQSTELDLQHFGASQPSTVTRAAVRAEVIKARANGENLVPAEADVAGLFQKAPAASTVTRADRRAEVLQARQDGTLQRLNEVDVGATPVASTRSRDEVRKEAIAATRAGQSARGAVGAGH is encoded by the coding sequence ATGAACCGCAAGCACGTCATCGCCCTCGCGCTCGCCGCCGTCGGCTCCACCGCCTTCGCCCAGAGCACCGAACTCGACCTGCAGCACTTCGGTGCCTCGCAGCCCAGCACCGTCACCCGCGCCGCCGTGCGCGCCGAGGTGATCAAGGCGCGCGCCAATGGCGAGAACCTGGTGCCTGCCGAAGCCGACGTCGCCGGCCTGTTCCAGAAGGCCCCGGCCGCCAGCACCGTGACGCGCGCCGACCGCCGCGCCGAAGTGCTGCAGGCCCGCCAGGACGGCACGCTGCAGCGCCTGAACGAAGTCGACGTCGGCGCCACGCCGGTCGCCTCGACCCGCAGCCGTGATGAGGTCCGCAAGGAAGCCATCGCCGCGACCCGCGCCGGCCAGTCCGCCCGCGGTGCTGTGGGCGCCGGCCACTGA
- a CDS encoding aminoglycoside phosphotransferase family protein — protein MVTTSTTAAIAWPDDDRRERFDRWLATAAQRHGFDPQSLRAASADASFRRYFRVDGAGRSFIVMDAPPPQEDVRPFIAIASMFESAGLNAPRVLEQDAEHGFLLLSDLGSQLYLQALQQAQATGDLSGAASLMRDATVALVQWQSRADARGLPPYDDALLRRELQLFPDWCVAQEYGVTWTAEQQSRWQKVCDLLVASALAQPTVAVHRDYMPRNLMICTPEAGNPGILDFQDAVRGPISYDMASLLRDAFISWEEEQEIDWAVRYWQQAKKASLPVPEDFGDFWRQLEWMGLQRHLKVLGIFCRLKHRDGKPNYSKDLPRFFRYAHKVAVRYNGLGPLAHLLEPLMGTARSDAFY, from the coding sequence ATGGTCACCACCTCCACTACCGCCGCCATCGCGTGGCCCGACGACGACCGCCGCGAGCGCTTCGACCGCTGGCTCGCGACCGCCGCCCAGCGCCACGGCTTCGACCCGCAGAGCCTGCGCGCCGCGAGTGCCGATGCGAGCTTCCGGCGCTATTTCCGCGTCGATGGCGCAGGCCGCTCCTTCATCGTGATGGACGCGCCGCCGCCGCAGGAAGACGTGCGCCCCTTCATCGCCATTGCCTCGATGTTCGAATCGGCCGGCCTCAATGCGCCGCGCGTGCTCGAGCAAGACGCCGAGCATGGCTTCCTGCTGCTGAGCGACCTCGGCTCGCAGCTCTACCTGCAAGCCCTGCAACAGGCGCAGGCCACCGGCGACCTGAGCGGCGCCGCCTCGCTGATGCGCGACGCGACCGTCGCCCTCGTGCAGTGGCAAAGCCGCGCCGATGCGCGCGGCCTGCCGCCGTATGACGACGCACTGCTGCGCCGCGAGCTGCAGCTCTTTCCCGACTGGTGCGTGGCCCAGGAATATGGCGTCACCTGGACGGCCGAGCAGCAGTCCCGCTGGCAGAAGGTGTGCGACCTGCTGGTGGCCAGCGCGCTCGCGCAACCCACGGTCGCCGTGCACCGCGACTACATGCCGCGCAACCTGATGATCTGCACGCCCGAGGCCGGCAACCCCGGCATCCTCGACTTCCAGGACGCGGTGCGCGGGCCCATCAGCTACGACATGGCCAGCCTGCTGCGCGACGCCTTCATCTCATGGGAAGAAGAGCAGGAGATCGACTGGGCGGTGCGCTACTGGCAGCAGGCGAAGAAAGCCTCGTTGCCCGTGCCCGAGGATTTCGGCGACTTCTGGCGCCAGCTCGAATGGATGGGCCTGCAACGCCACCTCAAGGTGCTCGGCATCTTCTGCCGCCTGAAGCACCGCGACGGCAAGCCGAACTACAGCAAGGACCTGCCGCGCTTTTTCCGCTACGCCCACAAGGTGGCGGTGCGCTACAACGGCCTCGGGCCGCTCGCGCACCTGCTCGAACCCTTGATGGGCACCGCCCGCAGCGACGCCTTCTACTGA
- a CDS encoding NADP-dependent malic enzyme, translated as MSSSEEKRAELRRAALEYHEFPTPGKVAIAATKQLVNQRDLALAYSPGVAAACEEIVADPANAFRYTSRGNLVAVITNGTAVLGLGDIGPLAAKPVMEGKGVLFKKFAGIDVFDIEVNEKNLDKLIDIIAALEPTFGGINLEDIKAPDCFYVERALRSRMNIPVFHDDQHGTAIVVGAAVLNAMRVTGKKLSEIKLVSSGAGAAALACLSLLVKLGLPRENIWVTDLAGVVYEGRTELMDEDKIVFAQKTTLRTLAEVMEGADVFLGLSAGGVLKKDMVAKMAKQPVILALANPTPEILPEEVKEVRSDAIIATGRTDYPNQVNNVLCFPYIFRGALDCGATTITVEMEIAAVHAIAELAQAEQSDIVAAAYAGVTLSFGSDYLIPKPFDPRLMMKIAPAVAKAAAESGVATRPIKDLDAYRDKLQNFVYASGTTMKPIFTIAKASKHKRVAYAEGEEERILRAVQVVVDENLARPTLIGRPAIIAQRCEKFGLRLQAGRDYDVVNVEQDDRYRDYWQTYYRMNARKGVTQQYAKIEMRRRLTLIGSMLLHKGEVDGLLCGTWATTALHLHYINQVIGLRKGAKTYACMNGLILPNRQVMLVDTHVNYDPTAEQLAEITIMAAEEMKRFGLLPKAALLSHSNFGSSNQPSAIKMREALALIREEAPWLEVDGEMHGDAALDAAYRQQLMPDSTLTGEANLLVLPNIDAANIAYNLLKTAAGGGIAIGPVLLGAAKPVHILTPSATVRRIVNMTALTVADANSLR; from the coding sequence ATGAGCTCTTCAGAAGAAAAGCGTGCCGAGCTGCGCCGCGCTGCACTCGAGTACCACGAGTTCCCCACCCCCGGCAAGGTGGCCATCGCCGCGACCAAGCAGCTGGTCAACCAGCGCGACCTGGCGCTCGCCTACTCGCCCGGCGTGGCGGCGGCCTGCGAAGAGATCGTGGCCGACCCGGCGAACGCGTTCCGCTACACCTCGCGAGGCAACCTCGTCGCGGTCATCACCAACGGCACCGCGGTGCTGGGCCTGGGCGACATCGGCCCGCTGGCCGCCAAGCCGGTGATGGAAGGCAAGGGCGTGCTCTTCAAGAAGTTCGCCGGCATCGATGTGTTCGACATCGAGGTCAACGAGAAGAACCTCGACAAGCTGATCGACATCATCGCGGCACTTGAGCCCACCTTCGGCGGCATCAACCTCGAAGACATCAAGGCGCCCGACTGCTTCTATGTGGAGCGCGCGCTGCGCAGCCGCATGAACATTCCCGTGTTCCACGACGACCAGCACGGCACGGCCATCGTGGTCGGCGCGGCGGTGCTGAACGCGATGCGCGTGACGGGCAAGAAGCTCTCGGAGATCAAGCTCGTGTCGTCGGGCGCGGGCGCGGCGGCGCTCGCCTGCCTGAGCCTGCTCGTGAAGCTCGGCCTGCCGCGCGAGAACATCTGGGTCACCGACCTCGCCGGTGTGGTCTATGAAGGCCGCACGGAGCTGATGGACGAGGACAAGATTGTCTTCGCACAGAAGACCACGCTGCGCACGCTGGCCGAGGTGATGGAGGGCGCCGACGTGTTCCTCGGCCTCTCGGCAGGCGGCGTGCTGAAGAAGGACATGGTCGCCAAGATGGCGAAGCAGCCGGTGATCCTGGCGCTCGCCAATCCGACGCCGGAAATCCTGCCGGAAGAGGTGAAGGAAGTGCGCAGCGACGCGATCATCGCGACCGGCCGCACCGACTACCCGAACCAGGTTAACAACGTCCTGTGCTTCCCCTACATCTTCCGCGGCGCGCTCGACTGCGGGGCGACCACCATCACGGTGGAGATGGAGATCGCAGCGGTGCACGCGATTGCCGAGCTGGCACAGGCCGAGCAGAGTGACATCGTGGCGGCGGCCTATGCCGGCGTGACCCTGAGCTTTGGCAGCGACTACCTGATCCCCAAGCCCTTCGACCCGCGGCTGATGATGAAAATCGCGCCCGCGGTGGCGAAGGCAGCGGCCGAGTCCGGCGTGGCGACACGGCCCATCAAGGACCTCGACGCCTACCGCGACAAGCTGCAGAACTTCGTCTACGCCTCGGGCACGACGATGAAGCCGATCTTCACCATCGCCAAGGCCTCCAAGCACAAGCGCGTGGCCTATGCCGAGGGTGAGGAAGAGCGCATCCTGCGCGCGGTGCAGGTGGTGGTCGACGAGAACCTCGCGCGCCCCACGCTGATCGGCCGGCCGGCCATCATCGCCCAGCGCTGCGAGAAGTTCGGCCTCCGCCTGCAGGCGGGGCGCGACTACGACGTCGTCAACGTCGAGCAGGACGACCGCTACCGCGACTACTGGCAGACCTACTACCGCATGAACGCTCGCAAGGGTGTGACGCAGCAGTACGCCAAGATCGAGATGCGGCGCCGCCTGACGCTGATCGGCTCCATGCTGCTGCACAAGGGCGAGGTCGACGGCCTGCTCTGCGGCACCTGGGCCACCACCGCTTTGCACCTGCACTACATCAACCAGGTGATCGGCCTGCGCAAGGGCGCGAAGACGTATGCGTGCATGAACGGGCTGATCCTGCCCAACCGGCAGGTGATGCTGGTCGACACCCACGTCAACTACGACCCGACGGCTGAGCAGTTGGCCGAGATCACCATCATGGCGGCCGAGGAGATGAAGCGCTTCGGCCTGCTGCCCAAGGCGGCGCTGCTGTCGCACAGCAATTTCGGCTCGAGCAACCAGCCCTCGGCGATCAAGATGCGCGAGGCGCTGGCGTTGATCCGCGAGGAAGCGCCCTGGCTGGAAGTCGACGGCGAGATGCACGGCGATGCCGCGCTCGATGCCGCCTACCGCCAGCAGCTGATGCCCGACTCCACGCTGACCGGCGAGGCCAACCTCCTGGTGCTGCCCAACATCGATGCGGCCAACATCGCCTACAACCTCCTCAAGACGGCGGCCGGTGGCGGCATCGCGATCGGCCCGGTGTTGCTGGGCGCGGCCAAGCCGGTGCACATCCTCACGCCTTCCGCCACCGTGCGGCGTATCGTCAACATGACGGCGCTGACCGTCGCCGACGCCAACAGCCTGCGCTGA